From a single Cyclobacterium marinum DSM 745 genomic region:
- a CDS encoding sulfatase family protein, with translation MYLINSSLRLLPVLLLSIIFFACEQKVGNTISPPNIIVFFTDDQGYADLGVYGAEDFETPHLDQLASEGIRFTNFYVPATVCTPSRAGLLTGQYPKRSNLHEAVLFPYSEGGLSPQAFTMAELLKGAGYSTACIGKWHLGHKDEYMPYNQGFDTFYGVPYSNDMDNYYYKNIDFQSPPLPFYENTKVIENGSDQRYLTKRYTEETVKRIKNRGEKPFFIYLAHNMPHTPLFASPAFEGKSKNGLYGDVIMELDWSAGEIINALKEEGIYENTIFVFTSDNGPAKGSAKPLRGKKAQTWEGGQRVPGIITWPGSIPRGVVTDEFVSTLDLFPTFAKLASTKIPEEIKIDGMDISAFLMNPKNENLPERPFYFYARNGELEAIRLGKWKLHTKKSIGWNEKSEGSFLVSLYDLENDVSEKTNVAELHPKIVNKLTIMAQEFDSSLQ, from the coding sequence ATGTATCTAATTAATTCATCCTTAAGACTATTACCGGTATTACTTTTGTCTATAATCTTTTTTGCCTGTGAGCAGAAAGTTGGTAATACTATCAGCCCTCCAAATATTATAGTATTTTTCACAGATGACCAAGGCTATGCGGATTTGGGAGTATATGGAGCAGAGGATTTTGAAACGCCCCATTTAGATCAGTTGGCTTCAGAAGGTATTAGGTTTACAAATTTTTATGTTCCTGCAACGGTATGTACACCTTCCAGAGCGGGATTACTGACTGGTCAATATCCCAAAAGAAGTAATCTACATGAAGCAGTATTATTTCCATATTCAGAAGGAGGACTATCCCCCCAAGCATTTACCATGGCAGAATTACTGAAAGGTGCCGGCTATAGCACAGCCTGTATAGGTAAATGGCATTTGGGGCATAAGGACGAATACATGCCATACAATCAGGGATTTGACACTTTTTACGGAGTACCTTATTCCAATGATATGGACAACTATTATTATAAAAATATTGATTTCCAATCACCACCATTACCATTTTATGAAAACACTAAAGTTATAGAAAATGGGTCTGACCAAAGGTATTTAACCAAGCGCTATACTGAAGAGACGGTAAAAAGAATAAAAAATAGAGGTGAAAAGCCTTTCTTTATTTACCTGGCGCATAACATGCCGCACACCCCGCTATTCGCTTCTCCTGCTTTTGAGGGCAAAAGTAAAAATGGCTTGTATGGTGATGTAATAATGGAGTTGGACTGGAGTGCTGGGGAAATTATTAATGCATTGAAAGAAGAAGGGATCTATGAAAACACCATCTTTGTTTTCACTTCAGACAATGGTCCGGCCAAAGGATCAGCAAAACCTTTAAGGGGCAAGAAAGCACAGACATGGGAAGGAGGGCAAAGGGTTCCCGGCATAATTACTTGGCCTGGTTCCATTCCACGAGGAGTAGTGACTGACGAATTTGTGAGTACTTTAGACCTTTTCCCCACCTTCGCTAAGCTGGCATCAACAAAGATCCCTGAAGAGATAAAAATTGACGGAATGGATATTAGCGCTTTCCTAATGAACCCCAAGAATGAAAATTTACCTGAAAGGCCTTTCTATTTTTATGCAAGAAATGGTGAGCTTGAAGCCATTAGGCTAGGGAAATGGAAACTTCATACAAAAAAATCAATCGGCTGGAATGAAAAATCTGAAGGTTCTTTCTTGGTTTCACTTTATGATCTGGAGAATGATGTCTCTGAAAAAACAAATGTTGCTGAGCTTCACCCCAAAATCGTAAATAAGCTTACAATAATGGCCCAAGAATTTGATTCAAGCTTACAGTAA
- the metG gene encoding methionine--tRNA ligase has translation MSENKFKRYTITSALPYANGPLHIGHLAGCYIPSDIYVRYLRSQQKDVAYVCGSDEHGVAITIKAKNEGISPQEVVDRYHEIMKMSFEKFGISFDHYSRTSSPVHHETASQLFTDLYQKGEFDEKETEQYYDAEAKQFLADRYIEGTCPNCGYEEAYGDQCEKCGSSLSPTDLINPRSKLSGNTPVLKLTKHWFLDLGKYTPFLKKWILEDHAKDWKNNVLGQCRSWLETGDGLQPRSMTRDMDWGIPVPITGAEGKVLYVWFDAPIGYISSTKEWAKAQGKDWELYWKDKETKLVHFIGKDNIVFHCITFPAILKTLGGFILPENVPANEFLNLEGQKISTSKNWAVWLHEYLEEFPGQEDVLRYVLTANAPETKDNDFTWKDFQARNNNELVAIFGNFVNRAVVLTHKYYGGKVPKHHGLEPVDEELIRILSEYPEKIAQSVEKYRFREALSLMMDFARTGNKYLAETEPWKTIKTNEERTATILNIALNIVANLSILSQPFLPFTSEKIKDMLGLQTLQWKKAGQMDLIKEGDTINKAALLFQKIEDSTVEAQIKKLLDSKKKNEAAKYKAAPMKDIVSFDDFVKLDLRVVTIVEAIKVKKSKKLLQLKVDTGIGIKTVLSGVAEQFTPEDLVGRQVTMLLNLAPKKMVGIESEGMILMAEDAEGKLKLLTPHEATNPGSGIS, from the coding sequence ATGAGCGAAAATAAATTCAAAAGATATACAATTACCTCTGCCTTACCTTATGCCAACGGTCCATTACATATAGGACATTTGGCGGGTTGTTATATTCCATCAGATATATATGTACGGTATTTAAGGTCTCAACAAAAAGATGTGGCCTATGTGTGTGGTTCCGATGAACATGGTGTTGCCATTACCATCAAAGCTAAAAATGAAGGGATAAGTCCTCAAGAAGTAGTAGACAGGTACCATGAAATAATGAAAATGAGTTTTGAGAAATTTGGAATTAGCTTTGACCACTATTCCAGGACCTCTTCTCCGGTACATCACGAAACAGCCAGCCAATTGTTTACCGACCTCTACCAAAAAGGCGAATTTGATGAGAAGGAAACTGAACAATATTATGATGCTGAAGCCAAACAGTTTCTAGCTGACAGGTATATTGAAGGAACTTGTCCCAATTGTGGGTACGAAGAGGCTTATGGGGATCAGTGTGAAAAATGCGGTTCATCTCTTAGCCCAACCGACCTTATCAATCCCCGCTCCAAACTCAGTGGTAATACTCCGGTATTAAAATTGACCAAACATTGGTTTTTGGACTTGGGAAAATACACACCGTTTTTAAAGAAATGGATCCTTGAAGACCATGCCAAAGACTGGAAAAACAATGTTCTTGGGCAATGCAGAAGCTGGCTAGAGACAGGTGATGGTCTCCAACCACGTTCCATGACCAGAGATATGGACTGGGGTATTCCGGTACCCATTACCGGAGCCGAAGGTAAAGTACTTTACGTTTGGTTTGATGCCCCCATTGGCTATATTTCCTCCACAAAAGAATGGGCCAAAGCGCAAGGAAAAGATTGGGAATTGTATTGGAAAGACAAAGAAACCAAGCTTGTACATTTCATTGGAAAGGACAATATTGTATTTCATTGCATTACTTTCCCTGCCATTTTAAAAACTTTAGGAGGTTTCATATTGCCGGAAAATGTTCCAGCCAATGAATTTCTAAATTTGGAAGGTCAAAAAATATCTACCTCAAAAAACTGGGCGGTATGGTTGCATGAATACCTTGAAGAGTTTCCCGGACAGGAAGATGTTTTGCGTTATGTATTGACCGCAAATGCTCCTGAAACCAAGGACAATGATTTTACTTGGAAGGATTTTCAAGCCAGGAACAACAATGAGTTGGTCGCAATCTTCGGAAACTTCGTCAACCGTGCGGTAGTCTTAACCCATAAGTATTATGGAGGCAAGGTACCAAAGCACCATGGTTTAGAACCGGTTGATGAAGAACTCATCCGTATCTTGTCGGAATATCCTGAGAAAATTGCACAATCGGTAGAAAAATACAGGTTTAGAGAAGCCTTATCATTGATGATGGATTTTGCTAGAACGGGTAACAAATACTTAGCAGAAACCGAACCATGGAAAACCATCAAAACCAACGAAGAAAGAACCGCCACAATATTAAATATTGCTCTAAATATTGTTGCCAACCTATCCATTTTGTCTCAACCGTTCTTGCCTTTTACCTCTGAGAAAATAAAAGACATGCTTGGTCTTCAAACCTTACAATGGAAGAAGGCCGGCCAAATGGATTTGATAAAAGAAGGAGACACGATCAATAAAGCGGCCTTACTATTCCAGAAAATTGAAGACAGTACTGTAGAAGCGCAAATTAAAAAACTTTTGGATAGTAAAAAGAAAAATGAAGCTGCCAAATACAAAGCAGCTCCAATGAAAGACATTGTATCGTTTGATGATTTTGTAAAACTAGATTTAAGAGTAGTAACCATTGTTGAGGCCATTAAGGTCAAAAAATCAAAAAAACTCCTCCAATTGAAAGTAGATACCGGTATAGGCATCAAAACAGTATTAAGTGGTGTGGCCGAACAATTTACTCCTGAGGATTTGGTAGGACGTCAAGTGACAATGTTACTAAATTTAGCACCTAAAAAGATGGTGGGCATTGAATCTGAAGGAATGATTTTAATGGCGGAAGACGCTGAAGGAAAACTAAAATTACTAACTCCTCACGAAGCCACCAATCCAGGTTCTGGCATCAGTTAA
- the trxA gene encoding thioredoxin — MAKGKSFSEIIKGNQPVLVDFYATWCGPCKMMQPILTETAGKVGGKAKIIKIDVDKNPMAASRFQVKSVPTLILFQKGKVVWRKAGVVQSHQLIHIINKQVETAS, encoded by the coding sequence ATGGCAAAGGGAAAAAGTTTTTCGGAAATAATCAAAGGAAATCAACCAGTATTGGTGGACTTTTACGCCACCTGGTGCGGTCCTTGTAAAATGATGCAACCTATTCTTACAGAAACGGCAGGGAAAGTTGGTGGGAAAGCAAAAATTATAAAAATTGATGTGGATAAAAACCCGATGGCAGCCAGTAGGTTTCAGGTAAAAAGCGTTCCTACACTGATTTTGTTCCAAAAAGGTAAGGTGGTGTGGAGAAAAGCAGGGGTAGTTCAAAGCCATCAGCTAATCCACATAATCAATAAGCAAGTAGAAACAGCTTCATAA
- a CDS encoding beta-N-acetylhexosaminidase has protein sequence MYLAKHFLLSFLFALFSLDFTVAQQQPEIIPIPTTYLLNQGEFQWDNKVGLVLENFPNQGNYLQQEALRLLNLPLQEIESVSKTILIRKVNDLKEGYTLDIQQNSVTIEAADETGAFYGVISLLQLAHASKEKNGKIILPNWKIQDSPKYEWRGIMLDESRYFFGMEKVKQLLDHMAYYKLNTFHWHLTDAPGWRIEIKNFPKLTTVGGIGNQSEPNAPAAYYTQEEIKEIVRYARERMIRVIPEIDMPGHATAANRAYPEHSGGGSEKYPDFTFHPAKETTYAYLSQILHEVDALFPSNMMHLGGDEVSFGNQMWPKDPDVLRLMENERLTDMKDVEDYFFERMADTLFRFSNKVLAWDEMASANLPKDKTIIFWWRHDKKEQLSLSLKNGYPTVVCPRIPFYFDFLQQEDHKYGRKWAGAYAPLEAVYNFDMDAFGIKKEDENLILGIQANLWTETVPNEDRFDFLMYPRIAALAEVVWSQNENQSYPQFMERLEVHLDKYKAEKLYYYNPFDPDHHPEPVYEP, from the coding sequence ATGTATTTAGCTAAGCATTTTCTATTATCATTTTTATTTGCCCTTTTTTCTCTAGATTTCACGGTCGCTCAGCAACAGCCTGAAATTATTCCTATTCCGACCACCTATCTCCTAAACCAAGGTGAATTTCAATGGGATAACAAAGTGGGACTTGTTCTTGAAAATTTCCCTAATCAAGGAAATTATTTGCAACAAGAGGCATTAAGATTATTGAATCTTCCTCTTCAGGAAATTGAATCTGTTTCAAAAACCATCCTAATAAGAAAGGTAAATGACCTGAAGGAAGGCTATACATTGGACATTCAGCAGAATAGCGTAACCATAGAAGCTGCGGATGAAACGGGAGCCTTTTATGGAGTAATTTCTTTGCTTCAACTCGCACATGCTTCCAAAGAAAAAAATGGAAAAATTATTCTTCCAAACTGGAAAATTCAGGATAGTCCAAAGTATGAATGGCGAGGGATCATGTTGGATGAGTCTAGGTACTTTTTTGGCATGGAAAAGGTGAAGCAGTTACTTGATCATATGGCTTATTATAAATTAAATACATTTCATTGGCATTTGACGGATGCTCCCGGATGGCGGATTGAAATTAAAAATTTCCCCAAATTAACAACAGTGGGAGGAATTGGTAATCAATCTGAGCCGAATGCTCCTGCAGCTTATTATACCCAAGAGGAAATTAAAGAAATCGTTAGGTATGCCCGTGAACGAATGATTAGGGTGATTCCTGAAATTGATATGCCCGGACATGCCACAGCTGCCAATAGGGCATATCCGGAACATAGTGGCGGTGGATCAGAAAAATATCCGGACTTCACCTTTCACCCTGCCAAAGAGACTACTTATGCTTATTTATCCCAAATTTTGCATGAGGTGGATGCATTATTTCCCAGCAATATGATGCATCTGGGAGGGGATGAAGTAAGTTTTGGCAATCAGATGTGGCCAAAAGATCCGGATGTTCTGCGATTGATGGAAAATGAAAGATTGACGGACATGAAAGATGTTGAGGACTATTTCTTTGAAAGGATGGCTGACACTCTTTTTCGTTTTAGCAATAAAGTGTTGGCCTGGGATGAAATGGCTTCCGCAAATTTGCCTAAAGACAAAACAATTATCTTTTGGTGGAGGCATGATAAAAAGGAACAGCTAAGCCTTTCTCTCAAAAATGGTTACCCAACAGTAGTCTGCCCAAGGATCCCTTTTTACTTTGACTTTCTTCAGCAAGAAGACCATAAGTACGGAAGAAAGTGGGCAGGTGCTTATGCTCCATTAGAAGCTGTATATAATTTTGATATGGATGCTTTTGGCATAAAAAAAGAAGATGAAAACCTTATTTTAGGCATTCAGGCTAACCTTTGGACAGAAACTGTGCCTAATGAAGACAGGTTTGATTTTTTAATGTATCCAAGAATAGCCGCTTTGGCAGAAGTGGTTTGGTCGCAAAATGAAAATCAATCTTATCCTCAATTTATGGAAAGACTGGAAGTACATTTGGATAAGTACAAAGCTGAAAAATTATATTATTACAATCCTTTTGATCCTGATCATCATCCTGAACCTGTTTATGAACCCTAA
- a CDS encoding M3 family metallopeptidase: protein MNPLLAKFNTPFETAPFDKIKNEHFLPAIQNGIAEVKEEIKKIKTSTPPDFENTIVALENSGEKLSRAASIFFNINAAETNDEIQQLAREISPLLSAHSNDILLDETLFKRVKAVFDQRDQLKLTPEQSTLLEKSYKSFIRNGALLKGDDKDRLRAIDQELSKLGLHFGENVLKETNKYELVVAEAKDLEGLPDGLIEAAAQTAQEKGKEGKWIFTLAFPSYVPFMTYAKNRELRKELYIAYNTKSAKGDELDNRQIIKNILKLKDERAKLLGYDNYADFVLEERMAEGGEKVLSFLDELLEKAKPRAISELKELEAFAKKTDGIEKLFKWDISYYAEKLKMEKYAVDDELLKPYFELNRTIDGVFTTAEKLYGITFKENKAIPVYHPDVKAYEVKDEKGDHLAVFYADFFPRAGKRNGAWMTAYRGQRKIGNKENRPHVSIVCNFTKPTKTKPSLLTFNEVTTLFHEFGHALHGMLAQGTYGSLSGTNVYWDFVELPSQIFENWCYEEECLDLFAKHYETGEPIPKSYIENIKKAANFHQGFQTARQISLGQLDMAYHTTAPDAIDDVFEFENDVMKPTALLDPVPNTMISTSFSHIFQGGYAAGYYSYKWAEVLDADAFELFQEKGVFDKATAKSFKENILSMGGKEHPSILYKRFRGRAPKPDALIKRAGLQV from the coding sequence ATGAATCCATTATTGGCAAAATTTAATACACCGTTTGAAACGGCTCCATTTGATAAAATAAAAAATGAACATTTTCTTCCGGCCATTCAAAATGGTATAGCAGAAGTTAAAGAAGAGATAAAAAAGATTAAAACATCTACTCCACCGGATTTCGAAAACACCATCGTAGCTTTAGAAAATTCCGGTGAAAAACTTTCAAGAGCAGCTTCAATTTTTTTTAATATTAATGCAGCTGAAACCAATGATGAAATACAACAATTGGCCAGAGAGATTTCTCCACTTTTGTCTGCTCACAGCAATGACATCCTATTGGATGAAACTCTTTTCAAAAGAGTTAAAGCTGTTTTTGATCAAAGAGACCAACTCAAGTTAACCCCGGAACAAAGCACACTTCTGGAAAAAAGTTACAAATCTTTTATAAGAAATGGAGCGCTTTTAAAAGGAGATGACAAAGATAGGCTTCGAGCCATTGACCAAGAATTATCTAAACTTGGCTTACACTTCGGGGAAAATGTATTGAAAGAAACCAATAAATACGAGCTGGTGGTAGCTGAAGCCAAAGACCTTGAAGGCCTGCCTGATGGATTGATCGAAGCTGCTGCACAAACGGCTCAAGAGAAAGGAAAAGAAGGAAAATGGATATTTACGCTAGCGTTCCCAAGTTATGTCCCTTTCATGACCTATGCCAAAAACAGAGAACTTAGGAAAGAATTATACATTGCTTATAACACAAAATCTGCCAAGGGTGACGAACTTGATAACCGACAAATCATCAAGAACATCCTTAAGCTTAAGGATGAACGAGCAAAGCTCTTAGGATATGATAATTATGCTGATTTTGTCTTGGAAGAAAGAATGGCTGAAGGGGGAGAAAAAGTCTTAAGTTTTTTGGATGAGCTATTAGAAAAGGCAAAACCACGAGCTATTTCAGAGCTAAAGGAACTTGAAGCCTTCGCGAAAAAAACAGATGGCATTGAAAAACTATTTAAATGGGACATCAGCTATTATGCGGAAAAATTGAAAATGGAAAAGTATGCTGTAGATGATGAGTTACTCAAGCCCTATTTTGAATTAAACCGCACAATCGACGGGGTATTTACCACCGCAGAAAAACTATATGGCATTACGTTTAAGGAAAATAAAGCTATTCCTGTTTACCATCCTGATGTAAAAGCCTATGAGGTAAAAGATGAGAAGGGTGATCACCTTGCGGTATTTTATGCAGATTTTTTTCCTCGGGCAGGCAAAAGAAATGGAGCTTGGATGACAGCATATCGGGGGCAACGTAAGATTGGGAACAAAGAAAACAGGCCTCATGTATCCATAGTCTGTAATTTCACTAAGCCAACCAAAACAAAACCAAGCCTCCTGACCTTCAATGAAGTCACTACTTTGTTCCATGAGTTTGGTCATGCGCTTCACGGTATGCTGGCCCAGGGCACTTATGGATCCTTGTCAGGAACCAATGTTTATTGGGATTTTGTGGAACTTCCTTCTCAAATATTTGAAAACTGGTGTTATGAAGAAGAATGCCTTGACCTATTTGCCAAGCATTATGAAACCGGCGAACCTATCCCAAAATCTTATATAGAAAATATAAAAAAGGCAGCCAATTTTCATCAGGGTTTTCAAACGGCAAGGCAAATCAGTCTGGGCCAACTAGACATGGCCTACCATACCACTGCACCCGATGCAATTGATGATGTATTTGAATTTGAAAATGATGTCATGAAGCCCACCGCTTTACTAGACCCTGTTCCAAATACCATGATAAGCACCTCATTTTCCCACATATTTCAAGGAGGTTATGCAGCAGGTTATTACAGTTACAAATGGGCGGAGGTTTTGGATGCTGACGCTTTCGAATTATTCCAGGAAAAAGGGGTATTCGATAAAGCAACTGCAAAGTCCTTTAAAGAAAATATACTTTCAATGGGTGGCAAAGAGCATCCTTCAATTTTATATAAACGCTTTAGAGGAAGGGCACCAAAACCGGACGCATTAATCAAAAGAGCAGGTTTACAAGTGTAA
- a CDS encoding cation diffusion facilitator family transporter, producing the protein MKDKFSTIVDSEKQRIILWSVAISIILLVVKFYSYLLTGSNAILTDALESIVNVVASFFALYSVRLSAVPKDKNHPYGHGKIEFFSAGIEGTLIIVAGIFILYQSFRSFLFPQPLIELPLGMVLIGFSGVVNGILGYVLQRKGKELNSLTLEADGKHISTDAISSFVLIFGIGIIFFTGWYTLDSIISLLFALYIIYNGYFLVRKSVAGLMDESNPKSINKAVKILNNHRQKNWIDIHNMRVQQYGGDNHVDLHLTLPYYYDLVQVHDCVHEVEEVLEENLPGKTEVFVHADPCIPDPCCHYCQVENCPVRKFPQSKKIKWTADNMSQNQKHYHELGQFKTNSSKKD; encoded by the coding sequence TTGAAAGACAAATTTTCAACTATTGTGGATTCAGAAAAGCAGCGCATTATACTTTGGTCCGTTGCTATCAGTATAATTTTACTGGTAGTTAAATTTTATTCCTATCTATTGACGGGATCCAATGCGATTCTTACGGACGCATTGGAGAGTATAGTCAATGTGGTGGCTTCATTTTTCGCACTTTACAGTGTTCGATTAAGTGCAGTACCCAAGGATAAGAATCATCCCTATGGGCATGGTAAAATTGAATTTTTTAGTGCCGGAATTGAAGGGACTTTAATTATAGTGGCTGGGATTTTTATTCTTTACCAATCTTTTAGGTCGTTTTTGTTTCCTCAACCCTTGATTGAATTGCCTTTGGGTATGGTATTGATAGGATTTTCAGGGGTGGTAAACGGGATATTGGGATATGTATTGCAACGAAAAGGGAAAGAGTTAAACAGCCTAACCTTGGAAGCTGACGGTAAACATATTTCCACCGATGCCATCAGTAGTTTTGTGTTAATTTTTGGCATTGGCATCATTTTCTTTACCGGCTGGTATACACTGGATAGCATAATTTCCTTACTTTTTGCACTTTATATTATTTACAACGGATATTTTTTGGTCAGGAAGTCAGTTGCAGGACTCATGGATGAGTCCAATCCAAAATCTATCAATAAGGCCGTTAAAATTCTGAATAATCACCGGCAAAAAAATTGGATAGATATTCACAATATGAGGGTTCAGCAATATGGTGGAGACAACCATGTTGACCTTCACCTTACGCTTCCCTATTATTATGATCTCGTACAAGTACATGATTGTGTTCATGAAGTGGAGGAAGTGTTGGAAGAGAATTTGCCGGGAAAAACTGAAGTTTTTGTCCATGCAGATCCTTGTATTCCTGATCCTTGCTGCCATTATTGCCAAGTTGAGAATTGTCCCGTAAGAAAATTTCCTCAATCAAAGAAGATCAAATGGACTGCCGATAATATGTCTCAGAATCAGAAACATTACCATGAATTAGGTCAATTTAAAACTAACTCGAGTAAAAAGGATTGA
- a CDS encoding serine hydrolase domain-containing protein, with protein MTLKSKYYIWLITFMLCTLHLTAQTTTSRQSSHLSVAPAESMGMSSERLERIDNMLKQSLVDNTIPGAVALIARNGKIVFHEAYGNADANGKKLKRDAIFRIASQSKAITSTAVMMLWEEGKFRLDDPISQYIPEFKNPKVLVNFKYADTTYTTRPANKEITIRHLLTHTSGIGYGAIDKDERMKMIYDKAGTIDLFTTAPVTIKDVVLKIAQLPLHHNPGEQYTYSLGLDVLGYFVEVISGMTFQDYLLKHLFIPLGMNDTNFYFSASKSDRLVAIQHKVNDRWENYPNTFYDVNYPIEGAKTFFSGGAGLSSTAKDYATFLQMFLNGGELNGKRFLSRTTIASMMGNQTGDLYGGGDQYYGLAFGVLTEQGQAKGGLGSQGTFIWGGYFNTQYFADPKENLIGIILKQTQGSTGDQTSWKFKQMVEASIDD; from the coding sequence ATGACTTTAAAAAGCAAGTATTATATATGGCTCATAACCTTCATGCTATGCACCCTGCATCTAACTGCCCAAACGACAACTTCAAGGCAATCATCCCATTTAAGTGTGGCACCTGCAGAGAGTATGGGCATGTCTTCAGAAAGATTGGAGCGAATTGATAATATGTTAAAACAATCCTTGGTAGACAATACCATTCCGGGCGCAGTTGCCCTCATCGCCAGAAACGGAAAGATTGTTTTCCATGAAGCTTATGGAAATGCAGATGCCAATGGCAAAAAATTAAAAAGAGATGCCATATTTAGAATAGCCAGCCAATCAAAAGCAATCACTTCAACGGCTGTGATGATGCTTTGGGAGGAAGGCAAATTCCGATTGGATGATCCTATTTCCCAATACATTCCTGAGTTTAAAAACCCTAAGGTATTGGTAAATTTCAAATATGCAGACACAACGTACACCACCAGACCGGCCAATAAGGAAATAACCATCCGCCACTTGCTTACCCATACCTCAGGGATTGGCTATGGAGCCATAGACAAGGACGAAAGAATGAAAATGATCTATGACAAAGCCGGAACCATAGACCTATTTACTACTGCCCCTGTCACAATAAAAGATGTAGTCTTAAAAATAGCCCAATTACCGCTTCACCACAATCCTGGAGAGCAATACACCTATAGCTTGGGATTAGATGTTTTGGGATACTTTGTAGAGGTCATTTCCGGCATGACTTTTCAAGATTATTTACTCAAACATTTGTTTATACCATTGGGAATGAACGATACCAACTTTTACTTTTCTGCATCCAAGTCGGATAGACTAGTAGCCATCCAGCATAAAGTAAACGATCGATGGGAAAACTATCCCAATACCTTTTACGATGTCAATTATCCTATTGAAGGAGCTAAAACATTCTTTTCCGGAGGTGCAGGACTGTCCAGCACCGCTAAAGATTATGCAACATTTCTTCAAATGTTCCTTAATGGAGGAGAGTTAAACGGTAAACGCTTCTTGAGTCGAACAACCATAGCCTCAATGATGGGTAATCAAACCGGAGACCTCTATGGAGGTGGCGACCAATATTATGGTTTGGCTTTTGGTGTGTTAACCGAACAAGGGCAGGCCAAGGGCGGCTTAGGATCCCAAGGCACTTTCATCTGGGGAGGCTATTTTAACACCCAATATTTTGCAGACCCAAAAGAAAACCTCATAGGAATAATACTCAAACAAACCCAAGGAAGTACCGGTGACCAAACAAGCTGGAAATTCAAACAAATGGTAGAGGCAAGCATAGATGATTGA
- a CDS encoding DinB family protein: METTKGPKFPLPKEYPLFYKGYIDLVAEKDLKTLSLAQEQFVKNLFGNLTTEKALLSYETNKWSFNELLGHIIDTEKIMHFRALSISRGEKSDFPGFDQDNYVKTAAFNAQPIDKLLDTFLLHRKLLWNFIEAIPEDQINNIGSVDAKPMSLSALLYIIFGHMEHHISIIKNYYLSL, translated from the coding sequence ATGGAGACTACTAAAGGACCTAAATTTCCCCTGCCAAAAGAGTACCCGCTCTTTTACAAAGGTTATATTGATTTGGTGGCTGAAAAGGATTTGAAGACCTTGTCCCTAGCGCAAGAACAATTTGTTAAAAACTTATTCGGTAATTTGACGACCGAGAAAGCTTTACTTAGTTACGAAACAAATAAGTGGTCTTTTAATGAATTGTTGGGGCATATTATTGACACCGAGAAAATAATGCATTTCAGAGCCTTGAGTATAAGCCGAGGTGAAAAAAGTGACTTTCCGGGATTCGATCAAGATAATTATGTCAAAACGGCAGCTTTTAATGCTCAGCCAATTGATAAATTATTGGATACTTTTTTGTTGCATCGCAAATTGCTTTGGAACTTTATCGAAGCCATTCCGGAGGATCAAATCAACAATATCGGATCTGTAGACGCTAAACCTATGTCCCTTAGCGCTCTATTATACATTATTTTTGGGCATATGGAACACCATATATCCATTATCAAAAATTATTATCTGTCATTGTAA